From the genome of Metarhizium brunneum chromosome 4, complete sequence, one region includes:
- the qcr7 gene encoding Cytochrome b-c1 complex subunit 7 — MSGYSLAPFILRRPWLANMVMPAANWYANAAGYKKLGLRYATHPQHIPTPDSQQARTFWPPRSRSRPTDMSQQQIGASKRTAFRTNGLQWATADPQTAAATRRRYDDLVEEERESTQIALRRLSSKESYDRIYRIRRSVQCSYQHKLLPKDQWTKPEEDTPYLRDIIAQVETELAEKDALDSMTVAKRH; from the exons ATGAGCGGCTACTCTCTGGCTCCCTTCATCCTCCGCCGCCCCTGGCTGGCCAACATGGTCATGCCCGCCGCCAACTGGTACGCCAATGCTGCCGGATACAAGAAGCTCGGCCTGAGGTACGCAACACACCCCCAACACATCCCGACTCCCGACTCCCAGCAAGCCCGCACCTTCTGGCCCCCCAGATCTCGCTCCCGCCCGACGGACATGTCCCAGCAACAGATAGGGGCTAGCAAGAGGACGGCGTTTCGCACCAATGGCCTCCAATGGGCCACCGCAGACCCTCAAACTGCCGCCGCGA CACGACGCAGATACGACGATCTCGTCGAGGAAGAGCGCGAATCCACCCAGATTGCCCTCAGGCGCCTGTCATCCAAGGAGTCGTACGACCGCATCTACCGCATCCGCCGCTCCGTCCAGTGCAGCTACCAGCACAAACTGCTTCCCAAGGACCAGTGGACAAAGCCCGAGGAG GATACGCCCTACCTGCGCGACATCATCGCCCAGGTCGAGACCGAGCTTGCCGAGAAGGATGCCCTTGACTCAATGACCGTCGCGAAGCGACACTAA